One part of the Candidatus Poribacteria bacterium genome encodes these proteins:
- a CDS encoding DUF2156 domain-containing protein: MPDLSKNLQPLTLKDKLLFDRYARQMPAGLSRYAFAPHYIWRNFFDFYWTIIDDQFCLFANQDGDYFMPIPPMGASLNQEVIHQAYAFILETNRAKQIARIENVPTDLIPFFQERGFHAVQKETEYLYETDALIQLKGDRYKSKRAVYNALIRNYPAAQLQPYQSTHLADCLALYESWRQERWKQFHDDVYRAMLDDSQYSHHTGLMNHEELGLVGRVVFIDGVLKGYTFGYPLNSEIFCVLFEVTDLKIKGASQFLFREFCREQAAYRWISTMDDSGLENLKRVKLSYRPAKQLSSYNLFLL, from the coding sequence TTGCCTGATTTATCAAAGAACCTACAGCCACTTACGTTAAAGGATAAACTCCTTTTTGATCGGTACGCCCGTCAAATGCCGGCAGGACTGTCGCGCTATGCCTTTGCTCCACACTATATATGGCGAAACTTTTTCGATTTTTACTGGACAATAATTGATGACCAGTTCTGTCTTTTCGCCAATCAGGATGGTGATTACTTCATGCCAATCCCCCCGATGGGGGCATCGCTAAATCAAGAAGTAATCCACCAAGCGTATGCGTTCATCCTTGAAACCAATCGTGCGAAGCAGATTGCACGGATCGAAAACGTTCCAACGGATCTGATTCCCTTTTTTCAGGAGAGGGGCTTTCACGCCGTTCAGAAAGAGACGGAATATCTGTACGAAACAGATGCCCTCATTCAACTCAAGGGAGATCGTTACAAAAGCAAACGAGCTGTTTATAACGCTCTGATCCGCAACTACCCTGCCGCACAGTTGCAGCCGTACCAATCCACCCATCTTGCAGATTGCCTCGCGCTCTATGAATCGTGGCGACAGGAACGATGGAAACAGTTCCACGATGATGTTTACCGGGCGATGTTGGACGATTCTCAGTATTCCCATCACACAGGCCTCATGAACCACGAGGAATTGGGATTGGTCGGCAGGGTTGTTTTCATTGATGGCGTTCTGAAAGGATACACCTTTGGATACCCCCTCAACAGCGAAATTTTCTGTGTTCTCTTTGAGGTGACCGATCTCAAAATAAAGGGGGCATCACAATTCCTTTTCAGAGAGTTTTGCCGAGAACAGGCAGCATATCGATGGATTAGCACGATGGACGACTCCGGCTTGGAAAACCTGAAGCGTGTGAAATTATCGTACCGTCCTGCCAAGCAGCTCTCATCCTACAATCTTTTTCTCCTGTAA
- a CDS encoding thiamine pyrophosphokinase — translation MKCVLIFLNGHYDLRYPRFYKETLTWATANSYPLICADGGLRLFTELNQTSDVPISPNVLIGDLDSLEELPAETLEQLEQSGTHIVREWIGHIDKDDTDGQLAVAYANAQYSCQRILIYGGLPHPNGYEMDHFLGNIRLMRLGFQLFQDTRRENECNWRAAMRDPLQTIHFVVSDVTLDRKNDGVQRVSLISDDPNVTIKSSTNLRWSLDGFHVDPIRTNALRNEFVAEANQATIRLVEGSDPVYVIHNWYE, via the coding sequence ATGAAATGCGTTCTAATTTTTCTCAATGGCCATTATGACCTCCGTTACCCTCGATTTTACAAGGAGACACTAACGTGGGCAACGGCAAACAGTTACCCCCTCATCTGCGCTGATGGGGGCCTGCGCTTATTCACGGAACTCAACCAGACCAGCGACGTCCCAATTTCCCCAAACGTCCTAATCGGCGATCTCGATTCCCTTGAAGAGTTGCCGGCGGAAACCCTTGAACAGTTAGAGCAGTCCGGAACGCACATCGTCCGGGAGTGGATCGGACACATAGACAAGGACGATACAGACGGACAGTTGGCAGTCGCTTATGCAAACGCGCAATATAGCTGTCAGAGAATTCTGATCTATGGTGGACTCCCTCACCCCAACGGCTACGAGATGGATCACTTTCTCGGTAATATCCGACTGATGCGATTGGGTTTCCAACTATTTCAGGATACTCGGCGCGAAAACGAGTGCAACTGGCGAGCGGCGATGCGTGACCCACTCCAAACAATCCACTTCGTTGTTTCGGACGTAACGCTAGACCGAAAAAACGATGGCGTACAACGGGTCTCGCTCATTTCCGATGATCCGAATGTTACCATCAAAAGCAGCACCAATCTTCGATGGAGTTTGGACGGATTCCACGTCGATCCGATTAGAACAAACGCCCTGCGCAACGAGTTTGTAGCAGAGGCAAATCAGGCGACCATCCGCCTCGTGGAAGGATCGGATCCAGTCTACGTCATTCACAATTGGTATGAATAG
- a CDS encoding Gfo/Idh/MocA family oxidoreductase has translation MSKSKIRVGIVGAGGVGGLGGRDNSHAGGYRRCEEVELAAVADINNERLQQFGNEWEIAPEQRYATAQEMYEKADLDIVSVTTHNFHHHEPVIEAAEAGIQVIMVEKPLAISVEWGRKMVEACEANGCRLAVDHTRRFLPHYRRLKKMVDDGAVGDVRTITYSGARPLLHNGTHTVDYAFYFTSAQPKLVSGFLSDEPVADPGGGGMVVCEGGVVIFINCIPTRKESLSDVTIAGTAGQIHFCELRGIWEYGPLVEASVGYGARYDFEPLPDMPETLILDDYFYSAAREAVDCLLEDRESVSAGRDGLKALEVITAMHISHKTGTQVPLPLGEGLDNVEIRSTGQ, from the coding sequence ATGTCAAAATCGAAGATCAGAGTTGGTATCGTTGGTGCTGGCGGCGTCGGTGGACTTGGCGGAAGAGACAACTCCCATGCCGGCGGCTATCGGCGCTGCGAGGAGGTTGAGTTGGCGGCTGTCGCTGATATTAATAATGAACGCTTACAACAGTTCGGCAACGAATGGGAAATCGCACCGGAACAGCGTTATGCTACTGCACAGGAGATGTACGAAAAAGCAGATCTGGATATCGTGAGCGTCACTACCCATAACTTCCATCATCATGAGCCGGTGATTGAGGCTGCAGAAGCGGGGATTCAGGTGATTATGGTAGAAAAACCGCTCGCCATCAGTGTCGAATGGGGACGGAAGATGGTCGAAGCATGCGAAGCAAACGGGTGCCGGTTGGCTGTAGATCACACGCGCCGATTCCTACCGCATTACCGACGGTTAAAAAAAATGGTTGATGACGGAGCGGTCGGAGATGTGCGAACCATCACCTACTCCGGCGCCCGTCCTCTGCTGCACAACGGCACACATACGGTGGACTACGCTTTCTACTTCACATCGGCGCAACCCAAGCTAGTATCCGGTTTTCTCAGCGATGAACCCGTTGCCGATCCGGGTGGCGGAGGGATGGTTGTCTGTGAGGGTGGTGTGGTCATCTTCATAAACTGCATCCCTACGCGCAAAGAATCTCTCAGCGATGTTACCATTGCGGGTACGGCGGGACAGATCCATTTCTGCGAGCTGCGGGGCATCTGGGAATACGGTCCCCTTGTTGAGGCGAGCGTGGGTTATGGCGCGCGCTACGACTTCGAGCCTCTTCCTGATATGCCCGAAACCCTCATCCTCGACGACTATTTCTACAGCGCAGCACGGGAAGCGGTTGACTGTTTGTTAGAGGATCGAGAGAGCGTCTCAGCCGGGCGGGACGGACTGAAGGCGTTGGAAGTTATCACCGCCATGCACATTTCCCATAAAACAGGGACGCAGGTTCCGTTGCCGCTAGGGGAAGGACTGGACAACGTTGAAATCCGATCGACGGGACAGTAA